The following coding sequences lie in one Metopolophium dirhodum isolate CAU chromosome 5, ASM1992520v1, whole genome shotgun sequence genomic window:
- the LOC132944591 gene encoding myb/SANT-like DNA-binding domain-containing protein 3 encodes MDTSSKLKRSANFSASETDFLVSLVKKHKSVIECMKTDTVNAKMKKEAWIIIQDQYNSQSIENPRTALILKNKYNNVKQVVKKHYADERVFRRGTGGGPTRLFPESSTATTVGEMLQTKMTGEPAVFDSDYVNDTWETNLMENENNDCFNDEQIITVNFEDPEESESVCTPHISAYLKSTSPLIATSTSAASGGMHFFNKLYIKTC; translated from the exons ATGGACACTTCAAGTAAACTGAAACGTTCAGCTAACTTTTCGGCATCTGAAACTGATTTTTTAGTATCGCTTGTGAAGAAGCACAAATCAGTAATAGAATGTATGAAAACCGATACCGTAAATGCAAA aaTGAAAAAAGAAGCATGGATCATTATTCAAGATCAGTATAATAGCCAGTCCATTGAAAATCCCCGTACGGCActaatcttgaaaaataaatataacaacgtCAAGCAAGTAGTAAAAAAGCATTATGCCGATGAAAGGGTATTCCGTCGGGGCACTGGAGGTGGACCAACTAGATTGTTTCCTGAATCATCAACTGCTACGACAGTAGGAGAAATGTTGCAAACTAAGATGACAGGTGAACCTGCAGTTTTTGATTCAGACTATGTTAATGATACGTGGGAAACTAATCTGatggaaaatgaaaacaatGACTGTTTTAATGATGAACAAATTATAACTGTCAATTTTGAAG accCAGAGGAAAGTGAATCAGTATGCACACCGCATATATCAGCATATTTAAAATCTACATCACCTTTAATAGCCACTAGTACTTCTGCAGCTTCAGGTggtatgcatttttttaataaattatacattaaaacatgTTAG
- the LOC132944786 gene encoding glucosamine-6-phosphate isomerase: MRLIIMDNADKVSEWAAKYVAKRIKHFNPGPDRYFVLGLPTGGTPLGMYEYLIQYYRAGDISFKYVKTFNMDEYVGIPRDHVESYHYYMMTNFFTHVDIDPNNAHILDGNAVDLHAECMNYERLIEEAGGVHLFIGGIGPDGHIAFNEPGSSLASKTRVKTLARETLEANARFFDNDIEKVPKQALTVGVGTVMSAETVMILITGSHKAFALHKAIEEGVNHMWTVSAFQQHPKTIILCDEDATLELKVKTVKYFKALGAVHEKLIEDNSDS; encoded by the exons ATGAGGCTGATTATAATGGACAATGCAGACAAAGTTTCAGAATGGGCTGCCAAATATGTGGCAAAGAGGATAAAACACTTCAACCCAGGGCCCGACAGATATTTTGTTTTGGGGTTACCCACAG GTGGGACGCCATTAGGAATGTACGAGTATTTGATCCAATATTACAGGGCTGGAGATATTTCATTCAAGTACGTCAAGACTTTTAACATGGATGAATACGTGG GAATACCAAGAGATCACGTGGAGagctatcattattatatgatgACGAATTTTTTCACGCACGTCGACATAGATCCAAATAACGCACACATCCTGGACGGTAACGCTGTAGACTTGCATGCGGAATGCATGAATTACGAACGGCTGATAGAAGAGGCTGGTGGAGTTCATCTATTTATtggag GCATTGGTCCGGACGGTCATATAGCATTCAACGAGCCCGGCTCGTCATTGGCGTCTAAGACCCGAGTGAAGACTTTGGCCCGAGAGACATTGGAGGCAAATGCCAGGTTCTTCGACAACGACATTGAGAAAGTCCCTAAACAGGCATTGACGGTTGGCGTAGGAACAGTGATGAGTGCCGAAACG GTTATGATACTGATCACGGGATCACACAAGGCGTTCGCTCTGCATAAAGCCATTGAAGAAGGCGTCAATCACATGTGGACCGTTTCGGCGTTCCAACAACATCCGAAAACAATCATACTATGCGACGAAGACGCTACATTGGAATTGAAAGTTAAGACtgtgaaatattttaag gCTTTAGGTGCCGTTCATGAAAAGCTCATTGAAGACAACTCAGATTCATGA